From Rhodococcus sp. B7740, one genomic window encodes:
- a CDS encoding SDR family NAD(P)-dependent oxidoreductase, which yields MDLDLARRPVIVTGGASNIGRGIVHAFAREGARIVLSDIDGPQAERVRLEALELGAAAVELAIGDLVEDGRAEKIAQDTVDLWGGIDVLVNNAGWSRPGFLAKDTDRSGWQRAVEVNLFTAISMTQAVLPTMTHARSGSIIFLASEAAFGQIRQGVYGATKAAVVALSRTAAREHGRHGIRSNVVCPGLVVPDGPEAVGPSSLWAVGVEEVFTEKQSQYLLDSTPLQRATTAEDVANSVLWLASERAARQVTGQLFSVSGGYTMP from the coding sequence ATGGATCTAGATCTGGCACGGCGGCCCGTCATCGTCACCGGCGGCGCCTCGAACATCGGGCGCGGGATCGTTCACGCCTTTGCACGTGAAGGCGCACGGATCGTCCTCTCCGACATCGACGGCCCGCAGGCCGAACGGGTCAGGCTCGAGGCCCTCGAACTCGGTGCCGCGGCTGTCGAACTGGCGATCGGTGACCTGGTCGAGGACGGGCGTGCCGAGAAGATTGCGCAAGACACCGTCGATCTGTGGGGTGGAATCGACGTGCTGGTCAACAACGCAGGATGGAGCAGGCCCGGTTTCCTGGCGAAAGACACCGACCGCTCGGGATGGCAGCGAGCTGTCGAAGTCAACCTGTTCACGGCGATATCGATGACGCAAGCGGTGTTGCCCACCATGACGCACGCCCGCAGCGGCTCGATCATCTTTCTCGCCAGCGAAGCGGCGTTCGGACAGATCCGCCAGGGCGTCTACGGTGCGACGAAGGCGGCGGTCGTCGCGCTGTCGCGGACGGCCGCACGCGAACACGGCAGACACGGAATCCGGTCCAACGTCGTGTGCCCCGGTCTGGTCGTGCCGGACGGCCCCGAGGCGGTCGGGCCCTCGAGCCTGTGGGCCGTCGGTGTCGAGGAAGTCTTCACCGAAAAGCAGTCGCAGTACTTGCTGGACAGCACCCCACTACAGCGCGCGACGACGGCAGAGGACGTCGCGAACTCGGTGCTCTGGCTCGCCTCCGAGCGCGCGGCACGGCAGGTGACCGGGCAATTGTTCTCCGTCAGCGGCGGCTACACGATGCCGTGA
- a CDS encoding TetR/AcrR family transcriptional regulator, whose protein sequence is MQGSDGAVSLRRDTARTRDMLLDTVGTLLAEKGVGFSLPDLARASGVATATVYRHFADVQDAHRDFYYRLIDELVTELAAVPGQGEKRFDAMCVRWARMAVDWGRAATRIRSSAGFLERIADDDPPTTALRSALAPVVGELAADGVLSANDVDFKVLMWITIFDERVVIDLAQQGWSSRKIARSLAAAVLGAWERSDRTEA, encoded by the coding sequence ATGCAGGGATCTGACGGTGCCGTGTCGCTTCGTCGCGACACGGCCCGTACCCGAGACATGCTCTTGGACACCGTAGGGACGTTGCTGGCGGAGAAGGGCGTCGGATTCAGCCTCCCGGATCTCGCGCGAGCGTCGGGGGTGGCGACGGCTACGGTGTATCGACACTTCGCCGATGTGCAGGACGCCCATCGAGACTTTTACTACCGGTTAATCGACGAACTGGTCACCGAGCTCGCGGCCGTTCCCGGCCAGGGGGAGAAACGCTTCGACGCGATGTGTGTGCGTTGGGCGCGCATGGCCGTCGATTGGGGACGGGCTGCCACACGGATACGCAGTTCGGCTGGGTTCCTCGAACGGATAGCGGACGACGATCCGCCGACCACAGCGCTGCGATCCGCCCTTGCGCCCGTGGTCGGGGAGCTGGCGGCCGACGGTGTCCTCTCCGCGAACGACGTCGACTTCAAGGTGCTGATGTGGATCACCATTTTCGACGAGCGTGTGGTCATCGACCTGGCGCAACAGGGCTGGTCAAGCAGGAAGATAGCGCGATCTCTCGCTGCTGCCGTACTGGGTGCCTGGGAGAGGAGCGACCGAACCGAGGCGTAG
- a CDS encoding ABC transporter substrate-binding protein: MKVRVLSGIIALSVLMSACGSGAEETGSDDTVEIGILQIASAGVLDETVAAFEAELTQQLAPREVKFDLKNAQGDQSLITSLASTMADSDADAFAVIGTPLVIALAGQEKRRPVIALAMGDPVGSKVADSLEAPGGNVTGSVDFVDPALPLEQIMSIEPAPKTIGTIYDPSNPNMQAWIDAFREAVAEYPGLEIVESTVSGTADVSAAARSLAGRSDIQIIGPDVAAFAAMDVIGATALANKIPTYVIAGDPTVPGILASVGTDYPASGRRAADAAAEAINGTDPGTIPFSLPEGIEFTINQQTVDSLGIVLPESISSSGQVK; the protein is encoded by the coding sequence ATGAAAGTACGAGTACTGAGCGGCATAATCGCTCTGTCCGTTTTGATGTCCGCGTGCGGATCCGGGGCGGAGGAGACCGGATCCGACGACACAGTCGAGATCGGGATCCTCCAGATCGCTTCGGCCGGCGTTCTCGACGAAACCGTCGCAGCCTTCGAAGCCGAACTGACACAACAACTCGCGCCACGCGAAGTCAAATTCGATCTCAAGAACGCGCAGGGTGATCAGTCTTTGATCACCAGCCTCGCCAGCACTATGGCCGACAGCGACGCCGACGCCTTCGCGGTGATCGGCACACCCCTCGTCATCGCGCTGGCTGGTCAAGAAAAGCGCCGCCCTGTCATCGCGTTGGCCATGGGCGACCCAGTCGGGTCCAAAGTCGCCGACTCTCTCGAAGCCCCCGGTGGAAACGTCACCGGCAGCGTCGATTTCGTCGATCCTGCCCTGCCTCTCGAACAGATCATGTCGATCGAGCCTGCACCGAAGACCATCGGCACAATCTACGATCCCTCGAACCCCAACATGCAAGCGTGGATCGACGCGTTCCGCGAGGCCGTCGCCGAGTATCCTGGGCTCGAAATAGTCGAGTCCACCGTCTCCGGTACCGCCGATGTATCCGCAGCCGCACGCAGTCTGGCCGGCCGCTCGGACATTCAGATCATCGGACCCGACGTCGCCGCATTCGCTGCCATGGACGTCATCGGAGCAACCGCCCTCGCCAACAAAATCCCCACCTACGTCATCGCGGGCGACCCGACGGTTCCGGGCATACTCGCATCCGTCGGTACGGACTACCCGGCAAGCGGTCGCCGCGCAGCCGACGCGGCTGCCGAGGCCATCAACGGCACCGACCCGGGCACGATCCCGTTCAGCCTGCCGGAGGGCATCGAGTTCACGATCAACCAGCAGACCGTTGATTCCCTGGGAATCGTTCTACCCGAGAGTATCTCGTCCAGCGGACAGGTGAAGTGA